A segment of the Desulfitobacterium dehalogenans ATCC 51507 genome:
GCTCTGCGGAACATGGCTTTCATACGCAAGGCCAGCTCAATGGGGCTAAAGGGCTTAGTCATATAATCGTCGGCCCCCATATTGAATCCTACACTTTTATCAACAATATCCCCTTTGGCGGAAAGGAGGATAATGGGGACGGCACTTTCTTGACGAATTCTACGGCACACTTCAAACCCATCCAGTTCCGGTAGCATAACATCCAGAATGATCAGATCAGGATTCTCTTGGGCAAACATTTGTAAAGCCTTTTCCCCGTCGGAAGCGTAGCAAAAGTCATAGCCTTCCTTTTGAGCGAGATGGGCAACGACTTTGCGAATGCTATCCTCATCGTCCACTAACATTACTTTGAGCTGCTTTTCCATAGTTTCCCCTCTTCTCTTATTCTAAATTTTGAATAGGAATACCCACGATAAAGCTGCTTCCACCGCCGAATTGGCTATCTACCTTAATCCAACCCTGATGCAGTTCAACCAATTCTTTGGCAAGAGAGAGTCCTAATCCGGTGCCTCCATATTTTCGAGAAGCGGAGCTATCTGCTTGGGTAAACTTTTCAAAGATGTATTTCTGATCCTCCTCTTTTATCCCAATGCCATTATCATTGACCCTGAGAATGATTTCATTTGTGAGAGAATTATATTCAACAAGAATCTCAATTCTTCCTCCCGAGTCAGTGAATTTAACCGCATTACCGGCGAGATTCTCGATAATTCTGCGAATTTTTTCAGGATCCGCTTTGGTTAAAGGAACATGGGGATCCACATGAACACTTAAATCAATGCCTTTGCTTTTAGCTAAGGGAGTAATGACACTTTCTACTAAAGCGATAATATCCTGCATATCGACGATTTCAAGATTCAATTGTGCCTTGCCGGCTTCGATTTTTGCCAGATCCAAGATATTATTGATCAGTCGGAGCAGGATTTGACTATTGGTCTGTATCTCCTCAAGGATATGAAGATTATTCTCATCCTGGGGCGGCAAATCCACTAACATAAGTTCGGTAAAGGCAATAATAGAGGTGAGAGGAGTTCGCAGTTCGTGACTCATCACGGCCAAAAACTCAGATTTATAGATATTGGTTTCGTTAAGGCGTAGGTTCATTTGCTCCAGTTCGTATTGGTGTTTCTTTAAGATGGAGTTAGCCTTTTCTAATTCATCCGTCCGTTGCTCGACTTTCAATTCCAGGTTGCTGTAGAGATCCTTCAGCTGTTCCGTCATATTCTGAAAATGATTGGTCAGCCTGCGGATTTCACCTCTGGCCTTTAGGTCTTTTAGATTAACATCCCATTGGCCTGCCCCCACTTTGGAAACAGCCTGCTCTAATTCCCCAAGGGAGCTTGTAACCATTTTAGTCACTAATAAATAAATACAGGTAATGCACACCAAAATAAGCACCAAGGAAAAGAAAGCATTGCTCCTTTGACTACCATGCATATTCTCCAGATAAATATCCATGGGCATGGTCAAACTCAGTGCTCCCGCAAAATCTCCGATTTTCAAACCTTCTTTAGCATAGCCGGAGATATCGATTTCACCTTTCGGCTCTCCATGACAATCCAAACAGAACTTATCAATGACCAGGGGAGTCATATAACGGAAAACAGGCTTGCCATCCATATCTTCTATAGCCCAATATTCAGTGGTCGTAGGAAGTTTTTTAAGATGGATGACTCCCAGAATCTCAAATTCATCCGGCGCATTCAGTATATTTCGATAGCTAATATTTGTAGGTTTCAATTTATAATCTGTTTCGGCAGCCAGCATGGCACCTACCCCCATAGCCACTGTCGAGCAACTGAGAAATTTATATTCTAAATTACCTTCGAGATCATAATTGATTTTACGTTGGTTAATGGCCATGAATTCCCAAAGGGCTTTTTGCTGTTGGGTGATAATCTGGGCCTTTTCAAGCATCTCTCGTTCAGCCTGCTTCATCTCTTGATGATAATCCCAAAAATATTTGGCACCCATAACCATAATAATTACAATCACAGTAGCCAGCATAAAGCTGAAGGTTAAGTTATCGGGAGTCCTGATTTTTTTCTTGATGCCGCTCATAACTCAACCCCCTTTTATAGTTCATATTCTTGTGAGAACTATCTTGATTATAAGAAAAAATAATTACGACCATAAAAAAGTACGGTCTACAAAAGTTTATCATACAAGTTGGTGTTTTGTTAAGTGCTTAATCGCCTTTGTAAATATTGGTTTAGAAAAGTTTGTGAAAAATAATATTACGTTAATCTTTTGTTAATATTTACACATTGAGAATTAATATTTTTGTGATAAACTACACAAAAGCAATGGATGAGGTGTCTCATGATGGAAACTACCCAAAATGATACTATTGCGATACTACTTGCCAATCGTCATTACCTTTATGGACTACTACAACACACTTTTGGAAATGAGCCTAGTAGCCAATTGTTTGAAGCCGTTACCGGTGAACACACCCAGGATGCCCTGCAATTATGGCTTAATGAGGATAGTGATCCAAGTGCCTATCTTTCCTTGTTGAACGAAGTGAAAATGGCCTTGAATAATGATAGGGAAAAGACACTGGAGCATTTAAAAAGTGAATACACCTTTTTATTTATTGGTCCTAATAGGCTGCCTGCTCCTCCCTGGGAATCTGTTTACCGCAGTGAGGAAAGAATGATTTTTCAAGAAAGTACACTAAGAGTACGTCGAGCTTATCTGGAATATGGGTTTCTACCGTCAAATTATCCTCATGAGGCGGATGATCATTTAGCGATGGAGCTGGACTTTATGGTTCATTTGAGTAAGCTGGCCCTGGAGCGATTCGAGGAAGAAAGACATGAAGATACTCAAAAGATATTATCCAGTCAAAAGAAGTTCCTGGAGGAACATTTATTGGTCTGGATTAAGGACTTTTCCCGGGAGATCCAAAATTCTAAGACACATTACTTTTATCCCCAGTTAGCTGCCCTGACCGAGAAGATATTGCAAGTGGATAAGGTTGTTATACAGGAAATAATGGGTGTAATCTAATGGTCAAGCTATGCTTAAGGGGGTGATGGGTTCCCCAGGAATCTAAGCACTAATACTATCGATGTACGAAGTCAAGGAGGTTAAGAAAAGGAATGGTAAATTTATTAGATAAGATTAATGAATTGAATCTAAGCCGCAGAAGCTTTCTTAAAGCCAGCACCGCCGCCGCTGCCGCCCTTTCTTTGGGAGGCTGCGCGAACACCTTGACCACGGCCAGCCCTGATCAGATGGCCAATGGGGAAGGTGAGTGGAGAACAGCGGCCTGTTGGCATAACTGTGGCAGCCGATGTTTAAATAAGGCTTTGGTCGTTGACGGTGTGGTTGTCCGCCAAAAAACAGACGACACTCATCCGGACAGTCCTGATTTTCCCCAGCAAAGAGCTTGCCTCCGTGGGCGTTCCCAAAGACAACAGGTATTTGGCGCCGATCGTTTGAAATACCCAATGCGCAGGAAGAATTGGGCACCAGGAGGCGGGCAAAAAGAACTCCGTGGTCAAGATGAATGGGTAAGAATTTCTTGGGAGGAAGCCTTTGAGTCGATTGCCGGTGAGCTGAAAAGGATTAAAGAAGAGCATGGCAATCGTGCTATCTTTGCCGATGGCGGAGATGCTTCCAAAGTGCTGGCCTTGTATGGCGGCTATGTAAGCAATTGGGGCACCACATCCCGCGGAACCTGGCATGGAACCAATGGCCCTGTGGGTATTGGACCTTCCGCTGTTGAAGGGATCAATGACCGGATTGATATGAGAAACTGCGAAACCGTGATCATGTTCAGCATGAATCCGGCTTGGAGCTCGGCGGGCAACCCAGCCTACAATTTCATGCAGGTTAAAAAGGCCGGTGCGGAGTTCATTGCCGTAGACCCATACTACAATGATACCTATGCTTTACTGGAAGCGGATTGGATTCCCTCACGCCCTTCGGAAGATACCGCCCTGCTTCTGGGAGTTGCCCATACTCTGATTGTGGAAGATGATCCTGCTACCAATCCCCTGATTGACTGGGAGTACCTGAAGAATAATACCATCGGCTTTGATGCCGACAGCATGCCGGAAGGTGCCGATCCTAAGGATAATTTCAAAGATTATGTCCTGGGAACCTATGATGGCACACCTAAAAATGCCGAATGGGCCTCTGAAATCTGTGGAGTGGAACCCCAACGCATTCGTTACCTGGCCAGAGCCATGAGTAAAAACAAGAAAGTAGCCATTATCTTTGGCTGGGCGTCAGCAAGAACTCAGAATGCCGATAGCCTTCCCCAACTGGTGATGACCATCGGAGCCATGACCGGGCATATGGGAAAATCCGGGCATATGTGCGGAGTAAGCTGCCACACAGGCTCCAGCAATGGCGGACCGGGCTTGGTGACCGCAGGTAAAGATGGACTGCCTTCCGTGGAGAACCCTGTGGACGACAGCCTCAATCATACGGAAATGTGGCGGGCCATCGTCGACGGCAAATATAATTTTACAGGTCAAATGAAGTGGAAAAAGGGAGAAATGCGCGACATTGACATCCGCGCTATTTACCACGATACCAGTGCCCGTCTGCAAACTGCCGACGGTATGACCAAAGGGATCGAA
Coding sequences within it:
- a CDS encoding molybdopterin-dependent oxidoreductase, with protein sequence MVNLLDKINELNLSRRSFLKASTAAAAALSLGGCANTLTTASPDQMANGEGEWRTAACWHNCGSRCLNKALVVDGVVVRQKTDDTHPDSPDFPQQRACLRGRSQRQQVFGADRLKYPMRRKNWAPGGGQKELRGQDEWVRISWEEAFESIAGELKRIKEEHGNRAIFADGGDASKVLALYGGYVSNWGTTSRGTWHGTNGPVGIGPSAVEGINDRIDMRNCETVIMFSMNPAWSSAGNPAYNFMQVKKAGAEFIAVDPYYNDTYALLEADWIPSRPSEDTALLLGVAHTLIVEDDPATNPLIDWEYLKNNTIGFDADSMPEGADPKDNFKDYVLGTYDGTPKNAEWASEICGVEPQRIRYLARAMSKNKKVAIIFGWASARTQNADSLPQLVMTIGAMTGHMGKSGHMCGVSCHTGSSNGGPGLVTAGKDGLPSVENPVDDSLNHTEMWRAIVDGKYNFTGQMKWKKGEMRDIDIRAIYHDTSARLQTADGMTKGIEAHRKVELVVSHAQFLTTNAKYSDFVLPLTTEWEKLGGFVTGNREILIMYSQITEKMYECESDQWIAKELGKRLGVDVSKAFPFDEKQQFFNMIAGSKVTLPDGKTKAPLVTITAADIAEWGVEGEPQEGQITLKEFKEQGLYQVERKPGDNYGFIAYKKFRDDPAANPLGTESGKMEIYSRALAQRINNMGYSKIEPIPTYIPPVEGYQATFSDWKSKAKGDYPFQVINPHYLRRSHSVFDNVQWLRETWPNPVFINAQDAKAKGIMDGDTVLLTSQHGKVLRTALVTERFMPGVIGLPHGSWVDMDEKTGIDKGGADNILCGPVSTGQGASGWNTCIVQLEKYAGASLIPDVEKPQRIIF
- a CDS encoding TorD/DmsD family molecular chaperone, which produces MMETTQNDTIAILLANRHYLYGLLQHTFGNEPSSQLFEAVTGEHTQDALQLWLNEDSDPSAYLSLLNEVKMALNNDREKTLEHLKSEYTFLFIGPNRLPAPPWESVYRSEERMIFQESTLRVRRAYLEYGFLPSNYPHEADDHLAMELDFMVHLSKLALERFEEERHEDTQKILSSQKKFLEEHLLVWIKDFSREIQNSKTHYFYPQLAALTEKILQVDKVVIQEIMGVI
- a CDS encoding response regulator transcription factor yields the protein MEKQLKVMLVDDEDSIRKVVAHLAQKEGYDFCYASDGEKALQMFAQENPDLIILDVMLPELDGFEVCRRIRQESAVPIILLSAKGDIVDKSVGFNMGADDYMTKPFSPIELALRMKAMFRRAFRLSTESLAEDKDRLIFKDLEINNKTFEVIVRGKKVDLTSKEFELLSFMANHPGQVFTRQQLFDNLWGEKYLGDSGTITVFIRKVREKIELDPGRPEYILTVWGVGYKFAG
- a CDS encoding ATP-binding protein, whose amino-acid sequence is MSGIKKKIRTPDNLTFSFMLATVIVIIMVMGAKYFWDYHQEMKQAEREMLEKAQIITQQQKALWEFMAINQRKINYDLEGNLEYKFLSCSTVAMGVGAMLAAETDYKLKPTNISYRNILNAPDEFEILGVIHLKKLPTTTEYWAIEDMDGKPVFRYMTPLVIDKFCLDCHGEPKGEIDISGYAKEGLKIGDFAGALSLTMPMDIYLENMHGSQRSNAFFSLVLILVCITCIYLLVTKMVTSSLGELEQAVSKVGAGQWDVNLKDLKARGEIRRLTNHFQNMTEQLKDLYSNLELKVEQRTDELEKANSILKKHQYELEQMNLRLNETNIYKSEFLAVMSHELRTPLTSIIAFTELMLVDLPPQDENNLHILEEIQTNSQILLRLINNILDLAKIEAGKAQLNLEIVDMQDIIALVESVITPLAKSKGIDLSVHVDPHVPLTKADPEKIRRIIENLAGNAVKFTDSGGRIEILVEYNSLTNEIILRVNDNGIGIKEEDQKYIFEKFTQADSSASRKYGGTGLGLSLAKELVELHQGWIKVDSQFGGGSSFIVGIPIQNLE